A window of the Acidimicrobiales bacterium genome harbors these coding sequences:
- a CDS encoding CinA family protein, protein MLEHTDLAARVGMLLVDRGQFVATGESSAGGLISATLLSVPGASAFCLGGAVVYTGRSRGLLFADGELPADVRGGTEAFAVHLATAAASRMRADWGLAETGATGPSGNPYGDPAGHAWVALHRPDGTTRAQHVLTGDNDRAANMGRFTKAAITLLLDELTG, encoded by the coding sequence ATGCTCGAACACACCGATCTCGCTGCCCGAGTCGGGATGCTGCTCGTCGACCGAGGGCAGTTCGTCGCCACGGGCGAGTCCTCGGCCGGCGGATTGATCTCGGCCACGCTGCTGTCGGTGCCGGGAGCATCGGCGTTCTGCCTCGGCGGTGCGGTGGTGTACACCGGGCGTTCCCGCGGCCTGCTCTTCGCCGACGGTGAACTCCCGGCCGACGTGCGCGGCGGGACCGAGGCCTTCGCCGTTCACCTCGCCACCGCGGCGGCGAGTCGGATGCGGGCCGACTGGGGGCTGGCCGAGACCGGCGCCACCGGACCGAGTGGCAACCCCTACGGCGACCCTGCCGGCCACGCGTGGGTTGCGCTGCACCGCCCCGACGGCACGACCCGAGCCCAGCACGTCCTCACTGGCGACAACGACCGGGCCGCCAACATGGGCCGATTCACCAAAGCGGCCATCACCCTCCTGCTCGACGAGTTGACCGGCTGA
- a CDS encoding GerMN domain-containing protein produces the protein MKRRCSPSTLRLVARIAALSIVLAACGVGTEENPTVLAEGDQPFVLAGPSDDGTDEATTEYAVYLVRDERLVGVSRELSSDAGAAGTVRSLLDGPTDAEASEGLSTAIPSSTLLTAVAVDGSTATVDLTSSFTAVGGVEEILAVGQVVLTLCEFPTIDDVAFVLDGRAVAVPTGDGALTERPVTAEDYAELLDR, from the coding sequence ATGAAGCGGCGTTGCTCCCCCTCAACCCTGCGGCTGGTTGCGCGCATCGCTGCGCTGTCGATCGTCCTCGCCGCCTGCGGTGTCGGTACCGAGGAGAACCCGACGGTGCTGGCTGAGGGAGACCAGCCCTTCGTCCTCGCTGGCCCCTCCGACGACGGAACGGACGAGGCCACCACCGAGTATGCGGTCTATCTGGTGCGAGACGAACGGCTGGTGGGCGTGTCCCGTGAGCTGTCCTCCGACGCCGGCGCAGCCGGGACCGTTCGCTCGCTGCTGGACGGGCCGACCGATGCCGAGGCGAGCGAAGGCTTGTCCACCGCCATCCCGTCGTCGACCCTGCTCACCGCTGTGGCCGTCGACGGATCAACGGCGACGGTCGATCTCACTTCCAGCTTCACCGCCGTCGGCGGAGTCGAGGAGATTCTCGCCGTCGGCCAGGTGGTCCTCACACTCTGCGAGTTCCCCACCATCGACGACGTGGCGTTCGTACTCGACGGCCGTGCGGTGGCCGTGCCGACCGGGGACGGGGCCCTCACCGAGCGTCCGGTCACCGCCGAGGACTACGCCGAGTTGCTCGATCGCTGA
- a CDS encoding cytochrome P450 → MTDQATTERAPSLEEFRNPEQEMAEKGRDVADADQLAIDEINVLNAHLFAEHRWFDYFARLRREDPVHFNELETAGRYWSVTKYDDVKAVDGDWQTFSSDPGITLGLKIGSPLPEGMSTAKPFIAMDPPKQTEQRKTVRGVSAPSNLKLLESQIRERTVSVLESLPEGETFDWVDTVSIELTTLMLATLFDFPLEDRRKLTRWSDIVFAIPEPGGLVESHAQRRQELAECVTYFEGLWEERRANPGNDLVSMLVHGEATKDMATVDHLGNLLLLIVGGNDTTRNTMSGSVFGLNSFGDQYDKLIADPGLIPKMVPEIIRWQTPLSYMRRTATRDTELGGKQILKDDQVLMWYLSANRDEDVFGDNANVIDIERPNADRHLSFGYGVHFCMGSRLAELQLRVLWEEILARFERIEVQDDPTYTFSSFVNGYAKLPVSVQRK, encoded by the coding sequence ATGACCGACCAAGCGACGACCGAACGTGCACCCTCGCTCGAGGAGTTCCGCAACCCGGAGCAGGAGATGGCGGAGAAGGGCCGTGACGTCGCCGACGCCGACCAGCTCGCCATCGACGAGATCAACGTGCTCAACGCCCACCTCTTCGCGGAGCACCGCTGGTTCGACTACTTCGCCCGGCTTCGTCGCGAGGACCCGGTGCACTTCAACGAGCTGGAGACGGCGGGTCGGTACTGGTCGGTCACGAAGTACGACGACGTGAAGGCGGTCGACGGTGACTGGCAGACCTTCTCGTCCGACCCGGGCATCACGCTTGGTCTGAAGATCGGCTCGCCGCTGCCCGAGGGCATGTCGACTGCCAAACCCTTCATTGCGATGGACCCGCCGAAGCAGACCGAGCAGCGCAAGACCGTGCGCGGTGTCTCCGCTCCGAGCAACCTCAAGCTCTTGGAGTCCCAGATCCGAGAGCGGACGGTCAGCGTGCTCGAGTCGCTGCCGGAGGGCGAGACCTTCGACTGGGTCGACACCGTGTCGATCGAGCTCACCACGCTCATGCTGGCCACCCTGTTCGACTTCCCGCTCGAGGATCGGCGCAAGCTGACTCGCTGGTCCGACATCGTCTTCGCCATCCCCGAACCGGGTGGTCTCGTCGAGTCCCACGCCCAACGCCGCCAGGAACTGGCCGAGTGTGTGACGTACTTCGAGGGCCTGTGGGAGGAGCGGCGGGCCAACCCCGGCAACGACCTGGTCTCGATGCTCGTGCACGGTGAGGCCACCAAGGACATGGCCACGGTCGATCATCTCGGCAATCTCCTGTTGCTGATCGTCGGCGGCAACGACACCACCCGCAACACTATGTCGGGCAGCGTCTTCGGGCTCAACTCCTTCGGCGATCAATACGACAAGCTGATCGCCGACCCCGGACTCATCCCGAAGATGGTCCCCGAGATCATTCGCTGGCAGACCCCGCTGTCCTACATGCGCCGCACCGCCACCCGCGACACCGAACTCGGTGGCAAGCAGATCCTCAAGGACGATCAGGTCCTCATGTGGTACCTGTCGGCCAACCGCGACGAAGACGTGTTCGGCGACAACGCGAACGTGATCGACATCGAACGCCCGAACGCCGACCGCCACCTGTCATTCGGCTACGGCGTGCACTTCTGCATGGGGAGTCGCCTGGCCGAACTCCAGCTCCGCGTGCTGTGGGAGGAGATCCTCGCCCGCTTCGAGCGCATCGAGGTGCAGGACGACCCCACCTACACGTTCTCGTCGTTCGTCAACGGCTACGCCAAGCTGCCGGTCTCGGTGCAGCGCAAGTGA
- a CDS encoding cation:proton antiporter has product MTLTPPTEHQVLVFFVALVVVIVVAKSLGALMRRIGQPSVVGELAAGLILGPSLLGRVAPDVTDWLFPDDAAQTAMLFTVGWLGVMLLLVSTGFETDLGLIRRLGGAAAWVSTGSLIVPMAAGLFVGWSIPSVFVGEETERYVFALFIAAALSISSLPVIAKILTEMGLMRRNFGQLTLAAGMANDVLGWLLLGFVAGLARGGLDIGKLAFTVVGLGVFFVFAFTVGKRLVDLSLRRVRLNGDDPVSGLVVVLVTALVFGVITQWLHVEAVLGAFVAGVVLARSRFAEHRLIAPVESVTTAFLAPVFFATAGLRVDLGLLADLETLAWALLVVAVASVSKFAGAWVGARFGQLSSREGAALGVGLNARGALEVVIATVGLSLGVLNERSYTIVVLMAMATSMLAPPLLRRVLRDFDGNAKERDRLDREAVLAANSVVTDKGVLLATRGGISSMLAAQVIATAWPEDTPVTLLTVGDHDVDLRPFRAVLAGHRVHHVVVEDGEHVADAITREALLGYGAIAMGAAVDADSGGVVSPLVDEVVMHAPVPVVVVRMQRDHGHRLPWAFARAVVPVNGSAASVGGVEVAGHLSASLGTHLHLVYVDTAPERRGSRSGGVGGLRDAAGGRHVLDQVSAHMTRVGANFTATLERATSPADAVVASVEELDADLVVVSGAQRNDGGAPVLGNTIERVLDRCGATLVLVVSPNRRREPAAGRAETERMPAGVGR; this is encoded by the coding sequence ATGACCCTGACCCCGCCCACCGAACATCAGGTCCTCGTCTTCTTCGTCGCTCTCGTCGTCGTCATCGTCGTCGCCAAGTCACTGGGCGCGCTGATGCGCCGGATCGGCCAACCGTCGGTCGTCGGCGAGCTGGCGGCCGGCTTGATCCTCGGGCCCTCACTGCTGGGCCGGGTGGCACCCGATGTGACCGACTGGCTCTTCCCCGACGATGCCGCGCAGACCGCCATGCTGTTCACGGTCGGCTGGCTCGGGGTGATGCTGCTCCTCGTCTCCACCGGGTTCGAGACCGATCTCGGCCTGATCCGCCGGCTCGGCGGTGCCGCGGCCTGGGTGTCGACCGGCTCACTCATCGTGCCGATGGCCGCCGGCCTGTTCGTCGGGTGGTCGATCCCGAGCGTGTTCGTCGGCGAGGAGACAGAGCGGTACGTCTTCGCCCTCTTCATCGCCGCCGCGCTGTCCATCTCGTCTCTACCGGTGATCGCCAAGATCCTCACCGAAATGGGGCTGATGCGACGCAACTTCGGCCAGCTCACCTTGGCGGCTGGCATGGCCAACGACGTGCTCGGCTGGCTCCTGCTCGGCTTCGTCGCCGGATTGGCTCGAGGTGGACTCGACATCGGCAAGCTCGCCTTCACCGTCGTCGGCCTCGGTGTCTTCTTCGTGTTCGCCTTCACGGTCGGCAAGCGTCTGGTAGATCTGTCGCTGCGCCGTGTCCGACTCAACGGCGACGATCCGGTGTCGGGCCTCGTGGTCGTGCTCGTGACGGCGCTGGTGTTCGGCGTCATCACCCAGTGGCTCCATGTCGAGGCGGTGCTCGGCGCCTTCGTCGCCGGGGTCGTGCTGGCCCGGTCACGGTTTGCCGAGCATCGCCTCATCGCACCGGTCGAGTCGGTGACGACCGCGTTCCTCGCCCCGGTCTTCTTCGCCACCGCCGGCCTACGAGTCGACCTCGGCTTGCTGGCCGACCTCGAGACGCTCGCCTGGGCACTGCTGGTCGTAGCGGTCGCCAGCGTGTCGAAGTTCGCCGGGGCGTGGGTCGGTGCACGGTTCGGCCAACTGTCGAGCCGTGAGGGTGCAGCGCTCGGGGTCGGGCTGAACGCCCGAGGTGCGCTCGAGGTGGTCATTGCGACCGTTGGCCTCTCGCTCGGTGTGTTGAACGAGCGCTCCTACACGATCGTGGTGTTGATGGCGATGGCCACGTCGATGCTCGCTCCCCCGCTGCTGCGTCGGGTGCTACGTGACTTCGACGGCAACGCCAAGGAGCGTGACCGTCTCGATCGGGAGGCGGTGCTGGCGGCCAATTCGGTCGTCACCGACAAGGGTGTGTTGCTCGCCACCCGGGGCGGTATCTCCTCGATGCTCGCCGCACAGGTCATCGCCACCGCCTGGCCTGAGGACACCCCGGTCACACTGTTGACCGTGGGCGACCACGACGTGGACCTGCGCCCCTTCCGTGCCGTGCTTGCCGGCCATCGGGTGCACCACGTCGTGGTCGAGGACGGCGAACACGTTGCCGACGCCATCACCCGCGAGGCCCTCCTCGGCTACGGCGCCATCGCCATGGGCGCGGCGGTAGATGCCGACAGCGGTGGCGTCGTCTCACCACTCGTCGATGAGGTCGTCATGCATGCGCCGGTGCCGGTCGTGGTGGTTCGCATGCAACGGGACCACGGTCATCGTCTGCCGTGGGCCTTCGCCCGTGCAGTGGTGCCGGTGAACGGGAGCGCGGCCTCGGTCGGAGGTGTGGAAGTGGCTGGCCATCTCAGCGCCTCACTCGGTACCCACCTCCATCTGGTCTATGTCGACACGGCGCCGGAGCGGCGGGGCAGCCGCTCCGGCGGGGTCGGGGGTCTGCGCGACGCTGCGGGTGGTCGTCACGTGCTCGATCAGGTGTCGGCGCACATGACCCGGGTCGGCGCCAACTTCACCGCCACCCTCGAGCGGGCAACGTCACCGGCCGACGCCGTGGTGGCCTCGGTCGAGGAACTCGACGCCGACCTGGTCGTCGTGTCTGGGGCGCAGCGCAACGACGGCGGGGCTCCGGTCCTGGGCAACACGATCGAGCGAGTCCTCGATCGTTGCGGTGCCACGCTCGTGCTCGTCGTGTCACCCAACCGTCGGCGCGAGCCCGCCGCCGGGCGCGCCGAGACCGAGCGGATGCCGGCGGGCGTGGGACGGTGA
- a CDS encoding HAMP domain-containing sensor histidine kinase has translation MQTQLDRRRRGLEFRRAASWRRLRVRIAVRVAAVAAAIAIGLGVGTYLVVRDALIDERQRGAVEQVRANSRLVASGIRSTGISETELLASLRPQVRARPLLYRDGRWFTASLQIQPDQLPNAFVDAALDGEAVRQRFDIDGSTVLGVGLPVDEVSIVYFEVFSLGDLEETLDTLAAALLIGAVVSTIIGAALGHWIGSSVVRPLDAVSTVAEQIAAGSLDSRLSAADDLDLQRLSQSFNSMADALQRRVQREARFASDVSHELRSPLTTLLTSAAVLENRRHELSDDGREALDLLSGDLARFQRMVIDLTEMSKHDAGVVVADRSEVGIAELVERTLRRLRRPDIELVVEPSGAEPLVVVNEPAVERIMANLIENADHHADGVHRITVEGDATTTRVLVDDRGPGVPVESRERIFDRFARVGPGRLSLGSGLGLALVSETVIAFGGRIWCDDSPEGGARFVIELPRSDR, from the coding sequence GTGCAGACCCAACTCGATCGCCGACGCCGCGGGCTCGAGTTTCGTCGTGCGGCCTCGTGGCGCCGCTTGCGGGTCCGCATTGCGGTGCGGGTCGCCGCCGTCGCCGCAGCGATTGCGATCGGGCTCGGCGTTGGCACCTACCTCGTGGTCCGGGATGCGCTGATCGACGAGCGGCAGCGAGGTGCGGTCGAGCAGGTCCGGGCCAATTCCCGGCTCGTCGCGTCCGGCATCCGCAGCACCGGCATCAGTGAGACGGAGCTGCTGGCCTCACTGCGACCCCAGGTCCGTGCTCGCCCGCTGCTCTATCGCGACGGGCGCTGGTTCACCGCCTCCTTGCAGATCCAGCCCGACCAGCTCCCCAACGCCTTCGTCGACGCCGCGCTCGACGGCGAGGCGGTACGCCAACGATTCGACATCGACGGCTCGACCGTGCTCGGTGTCGGGCTTCCGGTCGACGAGGTCTCCATCGTTTACTTCGAGGTCTTCTCGCTCGGCGATCTCGAAGAGACACTCGACACCCTCGCTGCCGCCCTCCTGATCGGCGCGGTCGTGTCCACCATCATCGGTGCGGCGCTCGGGCACTGGATCGGCTCGAGCGTGGTTCGCCCACTCGACGCAGTGAGCACGGTGGCCGAGCAGATCGCCGCAGGAAGTCTCGACTCCCGCCTCAGCGCCGCCGACGATCTCGACCTTCAGCGCCTGTCGCAATCGTTCAATTCGATGGCCGATGCTCTGCAGCGGAGGGTGCAGCGTGAGGCTCGATTCGCCTCCGACGTGAGCCACGAACTCCGCTCACCGCTCACGACGCTGCTCACCTCGGCCGCCGTGCTCGAGAACCGTCGCCACGAGTTGTCCGACGATGGGCGGGAGGCGCTCGATCTGCTCTCGGGCGACCTCGCCCGGTTCCAGCGGATGGTGATCGACCTGACCGAGATGTCGAAACACGACGCCGGGGTCGTGGTCGCCGACCGGTCCGAGGTCGGCATCGCCGAGCTGGTCGAGCGAACGCTGCGTCGTCTCCGTCGACCTGACATCGAGCTGGTCGTCGAACCGTCCGGTGCCGAACCGCTGGTGGTCGTGAATGAACCGGCAGTCGAGCGGATCATGGCCAACCTGATCGAGAATGCCGATCACCACGCCGACGGGGTGCATCGAATCACGGTCGAGGGCGATGCCACCACGACCAGGGTCCTGGTCGACGACCGGGGGCCGGGTGTGCCGGTCGAATCCCGGGAACGGATCTTCGACCGTTTCGCGCGCGTCGGTCCCGGCCGACTGTCGCTCGGGTCGGGCCTCGGACTGGCACTGGTGTCGGAGACGGTCATCGCCTTCGGCGGCCGAATCTGGTGTGACGACAGCCCCGAGGGCGGCGCACGGTTCGTCATCGAGCTTCCGAGAAGCGACCGATGA
- a CDS encoding dienelactone hydrolase family protein: MIEELTDITTRSGSMPTFVVRPERHGPFPAVLLLMDAPGIREELHDMARRLATVGYFVLVPNLYYRAGADTTFGPEVLDGKSDDYHRMRAIRTKMTIPPVMDDVADMITFIDAHPDAAPGGVGAHGYCMSGPYALAAAARFPDRVVAAASFYGTWLVSDAEESPHLTFADVTGEIYISCAEHDDLAPPDMVAELTTLFEASGVQGELEIHPGVHHGFAFPQRWCYDKPAAERHWERLISLYRRHLG; encoded by the coding sequence ATGATCGAAGAGCTGACCGACATCACCACTCGATCCGGTTCGATGCCGACCTTCGTCGTTCGCCCCGAGCGACACGGTCCGTTCCCGGCGGTGTTGCTGTTGATGGACGCACCGGGCATCCGGGAAGAGCTGCACGACATGGCCCGCCGACTGGCCACCGTCGGCTACTTCGTCTTGGTGCCGAACCTCTACTACCGGGCGGGTGCCGACACCACCTTCGGTCCCGAGGTGCTCGACGGCAAGAGCGACGACTACCACCGCATGCGGGCCATTCGCACGAAGATGACCATCCCACCGGTCATGGACGACGTGGCCGACATGATCACGTTCATCGACGCCCACCCCGATGCCGCTCCCGGCGGCGTCGGGGCCCACGGCTACTGCATGAGCGGACCCTACGCCCTGGCTGCCGCCGCCCGGTTCCCCGATCGAGTGGTCGCGGCCGCCTCGTTCTACGGCACCTGGCTGGTGAGCGACGCCGAGGAGAGCCCCCACCTCACGTTCGCCGACGTCACCGGCGAGATCTACATCTCCTGCGCCGAACACGACGACCTCGCTCCGCCCGACATGGTGGCCGAACTCACCACCCTGTTCGAGGCGTCGGGAGTTCAGGGCGAACTCGAGATCCATCCCGGCGTGCACCACGGCTTCGCGTTCCCGCAACGGTGGTGCTACGACAAGCCCGCGGCCGAACGCCACTGGGAGCGGCTGATCTCGCTGTATCGCCGCCACCTGGGCTGA
- a CDS encoding response regulator transcription factor, which translates to MTTPGRHRILLVEDDDRIRASLRLAMRDEGYDVLEAPSAEAALDVMADERPELLLVDVMLPGMSGLDLIRRVRRTSAIPIVIVTARDDSHDVVAGLECGADDYVTKPYNVKELAARIRSLLRRVDGMFDTGDAPMELTFDELAIGIEAGTVSHRGQRIDLTTTEFKLLSELASSPKRVLSREDLLSRVWGYDYYGDLRVVDAHVARLRSKLDAAAGLKDWIVTVRGLGYKFDPDQA; encoded by the coding sequence GTGACCACGCCGGGACGACATCGCATCCTGCTCGTCGAGGACGACGATCGCATTCGGGCCTCGCTCCGGTTGGCCATGCGAGACGAGGGCTACGACGTACTCGAAGCCCCGTCGGCCGAAGCGGCGCTCGACGTCATGGCCGACGAGCGGCCCGAGCTGCTCCTCGTCGACGTGATGCTGCCCGGCATGAGCGGTCTCGATCTGATCCGTCGGGTTCGGCGAACGAGCGCCATCCCGATCGTCATCGTGACCGCTCGTGACGACTCGCACGACGTCGTTGCCGGCCTCGAGTGCGGGGCCGACGACTACGTGACCAAGCCTTACAACGTCAAGGAACTCGCCGCCCGGATCCGATCGCTGCTGCGCCGGGTCGACGGCATGTTCGACACCGGTGACGCTCCGATGGAGCTCACCTTCGACGAGCTGGCGATTGGTATCGAAGCCGGGACGGTCAGCCACCGTGGCCAGCGGATCGACCTCACCACCACCGAGTTCAAACTGTTGAGCGAGCTGGCGTCGAGCCCGAAGCGCGTACTGTCGCGTGAAGACCTCCTGTCGCGGGTGTGGGGCTACGACTACTACGGCGATCTTCGAGTGGTCGATGCCCACGTGGCGCGGCTGCGATCCAAGCTCGACGCCGCTGCCGGGCTGAAGGACTGGATCGTCACCGTCCGAGGCCTCGGCTACAAGTTCGATCCCGATCAGGCCTGA
- a CDS encoding alpha/beta hydrolase, with the protein MDVPTRSVRGVDGSNIVVYEAGEGPLVLLSHGFPELAYSWRHQIPALVDAGYRVAAPDQRGYGASDRPDAIDAYDIDHLTGDLVNILDALGEEKAVFVGHDWGSMVVWQSALLVPDRVAGVVGMSVPFAPRSEHPPTQIWRHVFGDSFFYILYFQEPGVADADLGRDAATTMRRLLAGMGSSDLAPSVGDDAGFVDRFPEPDGLPDWLTQDELDHYAGEFSRTGFTGGINWYRNFDRNWERHPELAGARVTVPSLFIGGSADPVLQMVDPEANVSWLDDHRGNVLVDGAGHWVQQERPDEVNTALIAFLRELDW; encoded by the coding sequence ATGGACGTCCCGACACGATCGGTCCGAGGCGTCGATGGCTCCAACATCGTGGTCTACGAGGCGGGAGAGGGACCACTCGTCCTGCTCTCACACGGGTTCCCCGAACTCGCCTACTCCTGGCGTCATCAGATCCCGGCCCTCGTCGATGCCGGCTACCGGGTCGCGGCTCCCGACCAGCGTGGTTACGGCGCCTCCGACCGACCCGATGCGATCGACGCCTACGACATCGATCACTTGACCGGCGACCTGGTCAACATCCTCGATGCGCTGGGGGAGGAGAAGGCCGTCTTCGTCGGGCATGACTGGGGTTCGATGGTCGTGTGGCAGTCAGCGTTGCTCGTGCCCGATCGAGTGGCCGGCGTGGTTGGTATGAGCGTGCCATTCGCGCCTCGCTCCGAGCATCCGCCCACCCAGATCTGGCGGCACGTGTTCGGCGACTCCTTCTTCTACATCCTGTACTTCCAGGAGCCCGGGGTCGCCGACGCCGATCTCGGCCGCGACGCCGCCACCACCATGCGTCGTCTGCTCGCCGGAATGGGATCGAGCGATCTTGCACCGTCGGTCGGTGACGATGCCGGCTTCGTCGACCGGTTCCCCGAGCCGGATGGGCTGCCCGACTGGTTGACCCAGGACGAGCTCGACCACTACGCCGGCGAGTTCTCACGCACCGGCTTCACCGGCGGCATCAACTGGTACCGCAACTTCGATCGCAACTGGGAGCGACATCCCGAGTTGGCGGGTGCCCGTGTGACCGTTCCGTCGCTCTTCATCGGCGGTTCGGCCGATCCCGTCCTGCAAATGGTCGATCCCGAGGCCAACGTGTCGTGGCTCGACGACCATCGGGGCAACGTCCTCGTCGACGGCGCCGGTCACTGGGTCCAGCAGGAACGCCCCGACGAGGTCAACACCGCACTCATCGCCTTCCTCCGCGAGCTCGATTGGTAG
- a CDS encoding MFS transporter — MRRVLEPVPARSWLALSLAALTFLVISITLTGTNIAFPAITAEFSETSRATLSWALSGYSIALATFMVPAGRLSDRRGRRTMFFAGVWIFLLSSLVCVASPNATVFVAARVVQGIGGSLTVPTSLALVLPAFPVGRRASAVAAWTASGTVGAAIAPSLSAAIVEHVGWRYVYLIAVPATAAVLIWGRSLLPSAQTPVTGDRLDFIGLPMGTVAIGLIALVIVQGSSWGWTHPAILGAMIGAVVLLPLFIVRSLRHPAPLLDLRVFAKRQVWTATAAGFVLSMLGASTWVVWPLFLTEIWDYSLVQAGLAITPAPVCASAFGLIGGQLADRFGRGALIRIGSFFPLASMLIMAFAWGPEPRYLTAYLPSIILFGTGFGLTFSSLNAAALEGQTEEMFGEVNAGFNTVRNLSAGLGVAAAVALLGERDAIAFEAFDRFFFVFALVGALPSLIINGFYPRTTT; from the coding sequence GTGCGCCGCGTCCTCGAGCCCGTTCCGGCCCGCAGCTGGCTGGCGCTGTCTTTGGCGGCACTGACCTTCCTGGTCATCAGCATCACGCTGACGGGAACGAACATCGCCTTCCCGGCGATCACCGCCGAGTTCTCCGAGACGAGTCGAGCCACCCTCTCGTGGGCGCTCTCGGGCTACAGCATTGCCCTCGCCACGTTCATGGTGCCGGCCGGGCGACTGTCGGATCGGCGAGGTCGACGCACGATGTTCTTCGCCGGCGTCTGGATCTTCCTGCTCTCGTCATTGGTCTGTGTGGCGTCACCGAACGCAACCGTCTTCGTCGCCGCCCGCGTCGTGCAGGGCATCGGCGGATCGCTCACCGTCCCCACGTCGCTGGCGCTGGTGCTTCCTGCGTTTCCGGTCGGACGACGAGCATCGGCCGTTGCGGCGTGGACCGCGAGCGGGACGGTCGGGGCAGCCATCGCTCCGAGCCTGTCGGCAGCCATCGTCGAACACGTGGGCTGGCGCTACGTCTACCTCATCGCCGTCCCGGCGACCGCCGCCGTGCTCATCTGGGGACGGTCGCTGCTGCCCAGTGCGCAGACCCCGGTCACCGGCGACCGCCTCGACTTCATCGGCCTCCCCATGGGCACCGTCGCCATCGGACTAATCGCGCTCGTCATCGTGCAGGGATCGTCATGGGGCTGGACCCACCCGGCGATCCTCGGTGCGATGATTGGTGCCGTTGTCCTGCTGCCACTGTTCATCGTGCGCTCGCTGCGCCATCCGGCGCCGTTGCTCGATCTCCGAGTGTTCGCCAAACGGCAGGTCTGGACGGCAACCGCCGCCGGCTTTGTCCTCTCGATGCTCGGCGCATCGACCTGGGTGGTGTGGCCGCTCTTTCTCACCGAGATCTGGGACTACTCGTTGGTGCAGGCCGGCCTGGCGATCACGCCGGCCCCGGTGTGCGCGTCGGCGTTCGGCCTGATCGGCGGTCAGCTCGCCGACCGCTTCGGCCGGGGCGCACTGATCCGGATTGGGTCGTTCTTTCCCCTCGCCTCCATGCTGATCATGGCCTTCGCCTGGGGACCCGAGCCCCGCTACCTGACGGCCTACCTGCCGAGCATCATCTTGTTCGGCACGGGCTTCGGCCTCACGTTCTCGTCGCTCAACGCCGCCGCACTGGAAGGCCAGACCGAGGAGATGTTCGGCGAAGTCAATGCCGGCTTCAACACCGTGCGCAACCTGTCGGCCGGGCTCGGCGTCGCCGCGGCCGTCGCCCTGCTCGGCGAGCGAGACGCCATCGCCTTCGAGGCCTTCGATCGATTCTTCTTCGTCTTCGCTCTCGTCGGCGCACTACCGTCGCTCATCATCAACGGCTTCTACCCGCGGACCACGACATGA
- a CDS encoding universal stress protein encodes MSAVMVPTSPRSERRAEAPMPAPPPVTERLVVVGYSGSPSSRSAVAWAARTTPLTDRLVIVHATSVPIAVHNGPSAQVAEALGNPTWATMRTVVDELIGRDRADTIVEHGRPDEILRRYGATADMIVVGRRSRRNRLLRRLMASVPCAVVGIDVGG; translated from the coding sequence ATGTCTGCAGTGATGGTCCCCACGTCGCCACGATCCGAACGTCGAGCCGAAGCGCCGATGCCTGCGCCGCCTCCGGTGACCGAGCGGCTCGTGGTCGTCGGCTACTCGGGCTCACCGAGCTCGCGATCGGCCGTGGCGTGGGCGGCCCGAACGACGCCGCTCACCGACCGGCTCGTGATCGTTCATGCAACGAGCGTGCCGATCGCTGTCCACAATGGCCCGTCGGCGCAGGTGGCCGAGGCGCTGGGCAACCCGACATGGGCCACCATGCGAACCGTGGTCGACGAGCTGATCGGCCGGGACCGAGCCGACACGATCGTCGAGCACGGACGGCCGGACGAGATCCTGCGTCGCTACGGGGCGACCGCCGACATGATCGTGGTCGGCCGACGCTCACGCCGCAACCGCCTGCTGCGACGGCTCATGGCGTCGGTCCCCTGCGCCGTCGTCGGCATCGACGTCGGCGGCTGA
- a CDS encoding cupin domain-containing protein: MADSAPPISSANYPNPPELRSRYIDPEQMAWQPSDFPGIETKVLWADAATGRSTILFKLAPGAVVPPHEHADVEQTWVLSGTFEDHEGTALPGHYIWRPGGNRHEARSVDGAVILSMFAAPNRFDAGSRFYTDDDQDMS, from the coding sequence ATGGCCGATTCCGCACCGCCGATCAGCAGCGCCAACTACCCGAACCCGCCCGAGCTGCGGTCGCGCTACATCGATCCCGAGCAGATGGCGTGGCAGCCGTCCGACTTTCCAGGCATCGAGACGAAGGTGCTGTGGGCCGATGCTGCCACCGGCCGATCGACCATCCTGTTCAAGCTGGCGCCTGGAGCGGTCGTCCCGCCCCACGAGCACGCCGACGTCGAGCAGACCTGGGTGCTCTCCGGAACGTTCGAGGATCACGAGGGCACGGCGCTCCCCGGTCACTACATCTGGCGCCCGGGTGGCAATCGCCACGAAGCCCGTTCGGTCGACGGCGCCGTCATCCTCTCGATGTTCGCCGCGCCCAACCGCTTCGACGCCGGCTCGCGGTTCTACACCGACGACGATCAGGACATGTCGTAG